The following coding sequences are from one Primulina eburnea isolate SZY01 unplaced genomic scaffold, ASM2296580v1 ctg567_ERROPOS1600000+, whole genome shotgun sequence window:
- the LOC140821441 gene encoding uncharacterized protein, with the protein MENADRSSNHSKRSHRRGSNGHLSMSDTDSTASQVDSWHSPLRSESPLRSDDPCFQQENDNSTNKSLKSVVSVDKYYSPVPSPGASNFPVSSPVAGRMGWRPWPHSEKPASENHGFTGSYPISGVKGGRREKPMSENHEFPSKGGSPVVLGLNRLVMEEPPPGVKKIGVVHGGGGHLEEGYVNSGGGENQVGEERRSRAAASILRRSERSAAARKVDLVFRVLEVILCLVSFSIMAADKTKGWSGDSFDRYKEYRYCLVVNIIGFVYSGFQAFDVAYSLGTENHVFSHHIRYHFNFSMDQILAYLLISASSSAATRVDDWISNWGKDQFTLMASASISVSFLAFAAFGLSSLISGYNLCNRDTT; encoded by the exons ATGGAAAACGCAGACCGTAGCAGTAATCATAGTAAAAGAAGCCACCGGAGAGGTAGCAACGGCCACTTATCAATGTCCGACACCGATTCCACGGCGAGCCAGGTTGACTCGTGGCACTCCCCTCTCCGTTCGGAATCTCCCCTACGCTCCGACGACCCTTGTTTCCAACAGGAAAACGATAATTCAACCAACAAGAGTCTTAAATCAGTTGTTTCAGTTGATAAGTACTATTCTCCCGTGCCTTCTCCGGGGGCTTCGAATTTTCCGGTCAGTTCTCCGGTAGCCGGGAGGATGGGGTGGAGGCCATGGCCGCATTCGGAGAAGCCCGCCTCTGAGAATCATGGTTTTACGGGGAGTTATCCCATTTCAGGAGTGAAAGGTGGCAGGAGGGAAAAACCCATGTCGGAGAACCATGAATTTCCGTCGAAAGGGGGGTCTCCGGTGGTGTTGGGATTGAATAGGTTGGTGATGGAGGAGCCGCCACCTGGGGTGAAGAAGATAGGGGTAGTCCACGGTGGCGGTGGTCACTTAGAGGAAGGATATGTCAATAGCGGTGGTGGGGAGAATCAAGTTGGGGAGGAGAGGCGTTCGAGGGCCGCTGCATCGATTTTGAGGAGGTCGGAGAGGAGTGCAGCAGCGAGAAAGGTTGACTTGGTGTTTAGAGTGTTGGAAGTAATCTTATGTTTGGTTTCATTTTCGATTATGGCTGCTGATAAGACTAAGGGGTGGAGTGGTGATTCTTTTGATCGATATAAGGAGTATAG GTATTGTCTAGTTGTGAACATTATCGGGTTTGTATATTCTGGTTTCCAAGCATTTGATGTAGCATACAGTTTAGGCACGGAAAATCACGTATTCTCTCACCATATACGTTACCATTTTAATTTTTCAATGGATCAG ATTCTGGCTTATCTTTTGATCTCAGCATCTTCATCAGCAGCAACGAGGGTGGACGACTGGATTTCTAACTGGGGGAAAGACCAGTTTACATTGATGGCCAGTGCATCAATCTCTGTGTCATTTCTTGCCTTTGCTGCCTTCGGCTTGAGCTCTCTTATATCAGGTTACAATCTTTGTAACCGGGATACCACTTGA